CGGGAGCCGTTGACCCCCTCCGTCCCGCTTCGCGGTCCACCTCCCCCTGGGGGGAGGAATTAGAGCGCCATTGCTCCCCCAAGGGGGAGCTCCCGGCGAAGCCGGGTGAGGGGGTCAGTCCCCCTCGCCGTTCCCATCCCTAGAGCCGGGAGGGGATGACCACCTGCATGCTCTCGTAGCCCTTCACGAAGGACGAGTAGACGCGCTGGGGTTCTTCGACGACCTGGATTTCCGGGAAGCGCTGGAGAATTTCTTCCCAGAGAATCTTCAGTTGCAGCTCGGCCAGGCGGTTGCCCACGCAGCGGTGGATGCCGAAGCCGAAGGACAGGTGCTGGCGCGGGCGCTCGCGGTCGATGATGAAGGCGTCGGGGTTCTCGATGACCTCGTCGTCCCGGTTGCCCGAGACGTACCACATGACGACCTTGTCGCCCTTGCGGATGGTCTTGCCGCCCAGCTCGATGTCCTGGAGCGCCGTGCGACGCATGTGGGCCAGGGGGGTCTGCCAGCGGATGGTCTCGGAGACCATGGAGGGGATCAGGTCCGGATTGGCCTTCAGCTTGGCGAACTGGTCCGGGAACTTGTTCATGGCGTAGACCGAGCCGGTCATGGAATTGCGTGTGGTGTCGTTGCCGCCCACGATCAGCAGGATCAGGTTCCCCAGGTATTCCATGCGGTCCATGTTCCGCGTGGCCTCGCCGTGGGCGAGCATGGAGATGAGGTCGCCCTTCGGCTCGGCGTTGACGCGCTCGTTCCAGAGCCGGGTGAAGTAGTCGACGCACTCGAAGAGATACATCTTCCGCTCGGTGTCCGGATCGTCGGTCTTGAAGTGCTTGGACGTCTTGTCCGCGGTGGCGACGTCGGACCAAAAGGTCAGCTTGCGGCGGTCCTCGAAGGGGAAGTCGAAGAGGGTCGCCAGCATCTGGGTGGTCAGCTCGATGGAGACCCGGTCCACCCAGTCGAAGGGCTGGCCGATGGGCAGGTCGTCCAGGGTGTTCTGGATCCGGCTGCGGATCAGGGGCTCCATCAGGTGCAGGTTCTGCGGCGACACGATCGGGCTGACCGTCTTGCGCTGCACGTCATGCTTGGGCTGGTCCATGGCGATGAACATGGGCAGGGTGAAGTCGTCTTCCGGATCGAACAGGGTGATGGCCGGCTCGGAGGAGAAGACGCCGTGGTTGGTGTCCACGGCCATGATGTCGTTGTACTTGGTCACCGACCAGAAGGAGCCCTGCTCGTGGTGCTCGGGCGGGTGGAAGTGGACCGGGTCCTCCTTCCGCAGGCGCTCGAAATAGGGCCAGTGGCTGTCGGTCTTGAACAGTTCCGGGTCCGCGACGTTGATGTCGTCGAGCGGGATGGAATAGGCCCGGGCGCGGGCTTCGGCCTTGAGGTCAACGGCTCCGTCGCTCATGGCGGACTCCTTGGGTCAGGGCGCAGCGGCGTCAGGGGCCGGGGCGCAATTTGAGCATTGCTCAGACCATGGCGAAGGGAGGCCCGAAAAGCAAGGCGCCCGCGCCTCCGGGCCGCCCCGGAATTTCGCCTGACGCCGGCGCGCCGACGGTGCATAAGGTCGCCCCGAAACACCGAAACCGGGGTCCGCCAGGACGGACCCGATGCAGGAGACGCCGTTCATGGCCGCCGAAGCCCTCTTCCAGCCCTGGTCCTTCAAGGGCCTCAACCTGAAGAACCGCCTCGTCATGGCGCCCATGACCCGGTCCTTCTCGCCCGACGGCGTGGTGACCGAGGACGTGGCCCAGTACTACCGTCGCCGCGCCGCCGGCGAGGTGGGCCTGATCATCACCGAGGGCACGGGGGTCGACCGCGCCGCCTCCCTGAACGACCGCAACGTCCCGCGCTTCCACGGCGAGAAGGAACTGGCCGGCTGGAAGCGTGTGGCCGACGAGGTGCACGCCGAGGGCGGCGCCATCGCCCCCCAGCTCTGGCACGTGGGCGCGGTGCGCTCGCGCGACCCGGAGTGGAACCCCGAGGGCGGCTATGACAGCCCCTCGGGCCTGTCGAGCCCGGGCAAGAAGTTCGGCGAGGGCATGAGCGAAGAGGCCGTGGCCGACGCCATCGACGCCTTCGCCCGCGCCGCGGCCGACGCCAAGCGCCTGGGCTTCGAGACCATCGAACTGCATGGCGCCCACGGCTACCTGATCGACCAGTTCTTCTGGGACGGCACAAATGCGCGCGAGGACGCCTACGGCTCGAAGGACCTGCCTGGCCGGGCCCGCTTCGCCGCCGACATCCTCCGGGCCGTGCGCAAGGCGGTGGGGCCGGACTATCCGGTGATCATCCGCATCAGCCAGTGGAAGCAGCAGGACTTCACCGTGAAGATGGCGCCGACGCCCAAGGAACTGGAGGCCTGGCTGACGGCCCTGACCGACGCCGGCGCCGACATCCTGCACTGCTCGCAGCGCCGCTTCTGGGAGCCGGAGTTCGAGGGCTCGGACCTCAACTTCGCCGGCTGGGCCAAGAAGCTGACCGGCGTGCCGACCATCACGGTGGGCTCGGTGGGCCTGTCGGGCGAGTTCGTGGCGGCCTACGCCGGCGAGGCCTCCCAGCCTGCCTCCATCGACGACCTGCTGCGGCGCCTGGAGCGGGAGGAGTTCGACCTGGTGGCCGTGGGCCGGGCCCTGCTGCAGGACCCGAACTGGGCGGTGAAGATCCACCAGGGCCGCAATGACGAGCTCCTGAGCTTTGACCGCACGGCCATGGCCAGCCTGTCCTGAGGCCGCAAGGCCCCGGCCTTCTCAGGCCGGGGTCATCGCCTGGTCGGGATGGGTGACGTACCAGTCGAGGTCGACCAGGGTGGTGGCCCAGGCCGCCTCCCATTCCGGCCGCCAGTCGTCGCCGCAGACCTCGCGGACCGAGTCCCGCACGGTGGCGAAGAAGGTGCGGAAGACGTCCGGCGGGACGTCGTAACCCTCGTGCACCACCACCTCGCTCTGGATGAGGGTGCGGGAATAGAGGCGCTCGCCCACGAAATCGAGGATGGCCTGGAGCACCCGGGTCAGCATCTCGCCGCGGATCTGGTGGTTCTGGTCCCGCCAGAAGAGGACCTCCATCTCCGGCTGCTCGCTGAAGAGGCGGTCATAGACCACCGGCGTCAGGTCCTCGCAGAGCTCGCCCGCCCGCTCGAGGCTGGCGACGATGTCGGGCTCATGGGGGTCGGGCGCTCGGGGCATCCGGGCCTCAGGCGTTGAAGTTGAGCTTCAGGCCCGGCCGCGGCCAGGTCGCGCGGTAGAGCTTGCCGGTGGCCGAGGCGGTGATCCAGGCCGTGCGCATGTCGGCCCCGCCGAAGCAGATGTTGGTGGTGACCAGGTCCGGCACCGGGAAGTGCTCCACCGACCCGTCCGGGTCGAAGGCGGTGATCCCGCCATTGATGATGGTGGCCACGCAGACCTTGCCGCCGGCCTCCACCGCCAGGCTGTCGAGCAGCTGGTATCCGGGCAGGTTGCAGACGACGCGGCCGGGGGCGAAGCCGTCCGGCGGGCCCAGCACGCCGGTCTCGGCGACGTCGAAGGCCCAGAGCCGGCCGAGGTTGGTGTCGGCCAGGTAGACGACCTTCTCGTCCGGAGAGAGGCCGATGCCGTTGGGCGAGATCAGGTGGTCGCGCTGGCGGCTGATGTGGCTGCCGTCGATCTTCGCATAGTAGATCGCCCCGAACTTGCGCCCCTCGGGGGTGGAGCAGCCATGGTCGGAGAACCAGAAGCCGCCCTGCCGGTCGAAGACGATGTCGTTGGGACCCACCAGCTTCTTGCCGTCGCACTCGGTGTAGAGGGTCTTCAGCTCACCGGTCTTCAGGTCGAAGCGCTGGATGTAGCCGCCGGTGTGCGAGGGCGGGGTCGGGCCGGGGATGGTCATGCCCTGGTTGTCCAGCCACTCGAAGGAACCGCCGTTGTTGGTGATGTAGATGGCGCCGTCCGGGCCGATGGCCGCGCCGTTCGGCCCGCCGCCGGTGTTGACCAGGATCTCCTTGGACCCGTCAGGCTTCACCCGGGTGAGGGTCTGGCGCTTGATCTCGGTGAGGATCACCGAGCCGTCGTTCATGGCGATGGGGCCTTCCGGAAACTGGAAGTCCTCGGCGATCAGCTGCAGGTCCATGGCCCGTCTCCTCCCGGGATTGTCATTGGCGGGGACTATGGGCGAGGGCCGCGGCGAGGGAAAGGGCCTCAGGCCCGCTCCAGCACCCGGAAGGTTACGGGATAGTCGTCGCCCTCGCCGGCGGGCAGGTCCTCGCGGCGGACCTCGCGCCAGCGGCTCTCGTCGAAGGGGGCCAAGAGGATGTCGCCCTCCACCTCGGCGTGGACCTCGGTCAGGTAGATGCGCCGGGCGCGCTGCAGGGCCAGGGCGAAGAGCGAGGCGCCGCCGATCACGCAGACCTCGCTGGCGCCGTCCTCCTCGGCCTGCTCGCGGCCGATGGCCACGGCCTCGGAGAAGTCCTCGCAGACCACGCAGCCGTCGGGGGCGTAGGAGGCGTCGCGGGACAGGACGATGTTGGTGCGGCCCGGAAGCGGCTTGCGGGGCAGGCTCTCCCAGGTCAGGCGGCCCATGATGACCGGCTTGCCCATGGTCAGGGCGCGGAAGCGGGCGAGGTCGGACTTCAGCCGCCAGGGCAGGGCGCCGGCGCGGCCAATGACGCCGTTGCGGGCCCGGGCGATGGGGCCGGCGGTGAGGAGGGGGGCGGCCATCGCCCTCAGACCGCGATGGGGGCGGAGATGGCCGGGTGGGCCTTGTAGCCCTTGAACTTCACGTCGCCCGGCTCGAAGGCGAAGAGGTCGTCGCGGGCCGCCAGCTCCAGCCGGGGCGGCGCCAGGGGCTCGCGCGTGAGCTGCTCGCGGGCCTGGTCCAGGTGGTTCAGGTAGAGGTGGGCGTCACCCAGGGTGTGGACGAAGTCGCCGGCCTCCAGCCCCGTCACCGCCGCCACCATGTGCGTCAGCAGGGCGTAGGAGGCGATGTTGAAGGGCACCCCCAGGAAGACGTCCGCCGAGCGCTGGTAGAGCTGGCAGGAGAGGCGCCCGTTGGCCACGTGGAACTGGAAGAGGCAGTGGCAGGGCGGCAAGGCCATGTCGTCCACGTCCGCCGGGTTCCAGGCGGTGACGATGTGGCGGCGGCTCTCGGGGCTGCGCTTCAGCCCTTCGACCAGGGCGGCCATCTGGTCGATGGCCCGGCCGTCCGGGGCGGCCCAGGAGCGCCATTGACGGCCATAGACCGGCCCCAGCTCGCCCTCGGCGTCGGCCCACTCGTCCCAGATGCTGACCCCTCGCTCCTGCAGCCAGCGGACATTGGTCTCGCCGCGCAGGAACCAGATCAGCTCGACCACGATGGAGCGCCTGTGCAGGGTCTTGGTGGTCAGGAGGGGAAAGCCGCGCGAAAGGTCAAAGCGCATCTGCCGGCCGAAGACCCCCCGCGTGCCGACGCCGGTGCGGTCCGGCCGGTCGACCCCGTTGGCCAGGATGTCGGCCAGCAGGTCGAGATAGGGCTGCTCGAGCGCCGGCCCGACCACAGCGGAAGTCTCGGGGGCGTCGATGCGGGCGGGCGCGTTCATGGAGGCTCCGGAAGGTTGCCTAGGGGACCCGATTCGGGCGGGGCCGGGAACCGTCCGAGGGGGGCAAGTCCACAGGACCGGCGGAGTTATCCCGCGAATCCGCCGTCGGAGAGGTAGGCCAGCTCGGCCGGCGTGCTCTCCCGGCCCAGGGCGGCGTTGCGGTGGGGGAACCGGCCGAAGCGGTCGATGATGTCCCGGTGCATCTCGGCGAAGCGCAGGATCTCGGTGTCGCCGGTCTCGGCGCAGAGAGCCTGGATAAGGCGCACACAGTCGGCCTGGTCGACGGGGTCCTCGGAGTGCTCCAGCGGCATGTAGACGAAATGGCGCAGCTCGAGTTCGACCTGCAGGTCGAAGCCCCGGCGCAGGGCGGTGCGGGTGGCGCGCCGGGCCTTGCCGTCGGTGGCGAAGGCGTGGGCGCTGTCGCGGTAGATGTTGCGGGGGATCTGGTCGAGCAGGAGGATCAGGGCCAGGGCCGGCTCGGCCTCCTGCACCCAGTCGTCATACTGGCCCCGGGCGGCGGCGAGGTGCACGGGCTCGAACCTCAGGCGCAGGGCGTCGTCGAAGGCGACGTCCTTGCGGAACCATCGGCGTGGGCCCGCATTGCGCCAGTAACCGACGACATCCAGGGGCAGGGCGGGCATCTTCACGGACCTCTTCGGGCGGCGGCGTTCAAGCGCGGTTCAGATTGGTCTTCCTAATCCTAAGCGTGCGGGGGCGACAACCGCGCGGAGGCCCCCCGGCGTCCGCACTCGGAGGCAAGGACCATGAACCGTCATTCGGCCAGCGCATCCCTCCTGACCCTGATCCTGGCCCTGGGCCTTGTCGGGGCGTCTTCGGCGTTGGCCCAGGAAGCCGGCGAGGGCGAGGGCCGCCCCGACCGCCGGGAGGACTTCCAGCCGCCCCGCGAGGACGGCCCGCGCCTTGACCGGCGCGAGGCGCCGGCGCCCCCCTTCGCGCCCCCGCCTTCAGCCCGGCCCGAACCCCGGCCCGAACCCCGGCCGGATTCCGGCGCGCCGCCGCAGGCCTGGGGCCGCTACGGCCAGCCCCGGGAGGCGCGCCCCGATCCTGCGCCCGGCGGCGGCGGGGACCGGCCCGGCCGGGAGTCCGGCGGGCGGGACGGCGACCGGCGTGAAGGCGGCGACCGCGGCCGCCATGACGATCGGCGCTATGACGGTTCTCGCCATGACGGATACCGCTACGACGGCTACAGGCCAGACGGCTACAGGCCAGACGGGTACAGGCCAGACGGTTATCGGCCAGACGGCTATCGTTACGACTACCGTCCTGATGGCCGCCGCTACGACGGCTATCGCCATGATGGCCGGCGGCCGCCGCGTTACGATCCCCGGTGGTATCCGCCGGTCTGGATTCCGCCCTACCGCTACCGGGGCGACCCCTGGTCTCCGCCGCCGGGCTTCTCCTATCGCCGCTGGTCCTATGGCGAGGTCCTGCCCTGGACCTGGTGGACCCCGCGCTACCGGATCGACTCCTGGTGGGTCTATGGCCTGCCGGTCCCGCCGGTCGGCTTCGCCTGGGTGCGGCTGGGGCGCGACGCCGTGATGGTGGACCTCTGGACCGGGCGCATCGTCCAGGTGGCCTTCAGCCTCTTCTGGTAGGGTCGGGAGGGCCCGGCCCTCTGGGCTGCGTCCCGGAGGGCCGGCCTTGCTTGACGCGGCGGGAAATTTCCCCTTCAAGCGGCGGGCTTTTGCGCGGCCGGCCCAGCGGCCCCGCGCCCGTCTTGTCCAAAGGAGACCGCCCATGCGCGTCTATTACGATCGCGACGCCGACCTCGCCCGCATTCTGGACAAGAAGATCGCCATTGTAGGCTACGGCTCGCAGGGCCGGGCCCACGCCCTGAACCTGCGCGACTCCGGCGTGAAGAACGTTGCCGTCGCCCTGCGGCCCGATTCCGCCACCGCCCGCAAGGTCGAGGCCGACGGCCTGAAGGTGATGAGCGTGGCCGAGGCCGCCAAGTGGGCCGACGCCCTGATGGTGCTGGCGCCCGACGAGCTTCAGCGCGGCATCTACAACGCCGAGATCGCCCCCAACCTGCGGGACGGCGCGGCCCTGCTGTTCGCCCACGGCCTGAACATCCACTTCAACCTCATCGAGCCCAAGTCCACGGTGGACGTGCTGATGATCGCCCCCAAGGGCCCCGGCCACACCGTGCGCGGCGAGTACGAGAAGGGCGGCGGCGTGCCCTGCCTGATCGCCATCCACCAGAACCCCACCGGCAACGCCCTCGACTTCGGCCTGGCCTACGCCTCGGCCATCGGCGGCGGTCGCTCGGGCGTGATCGAGACCAGCTTCCGCGAGGAGTGCGAGACCGACCTGTTCGGCGAGCAGGCCGTTCTGTGCGGCGGCCTGGTTGAGCTGATCCGCGCCGGCTTCGAGACCCTGGTCGAGGCGGGCTACGCCCCCGAGATGGCCTATTTCGAGTGCCTGCACGAGGTGAAGCTGATCGTCGACCTCATCTACGAGGGCGGCATCGCCAACATGAACTACTCGATCTCGAACACCGCCGAGTACGGCGAGTACGTGACCGGCCCGCGGATAATCACCCCCGACACCAAGGCCGAGATGAAGCGCGTTCTGGAGGACATCCAGTCCGGCCGCTTCGTGCGCGACTTCATGCTGGAGAACGCGGCCGGCCAGCCCAGCTTCAAGGCCACCCGCCGCCGCGCCTCCGAGCACGGCATCGAGGACGTGGGCGCCCGCCTGCGCGCCATGATGCCCTGGATCAGCAAGAACAAGCTGGTGGATACCGAGAGGAACTGATCCGCGGAATCCCGAACCCCTCATTCCTCCCCCAAGGGGGAGGTGGACCGCGCGCAGCGGGCCGGAGGGGGTCAACGGCGTCCGGGATTGACCCCCTCACCCGGCTTCGCCGGGAGCTCCCCCTTGGGGGAGCAATTGGCTCATCATTCCTTCCCCAAGGGGGAGGTGGACCGCGCAGCGGGCCGGAGGGGGTCAACGGCGACCGGGATTGACCCCCTCACCGGGCTTCGCCCGGAGCTCCCCCTTGGGGGAGCAATTACGCTCCAATTCCTCCCCCGAGGGGGAGGTGGACCGCGCAGCGGGCCGGAGGGGGTCAACGGCGACCGGGATTGACCCCCTCACCCGGCTTCGCTGGGAGCTCCCCCTTGGGGGAGCAATCGGTTCTGCATCCGTCCCCTAAAGCGCCCCCGCCGCCAGGGCGTAGAGGGGCAGGCCCAGGATCAGGTTGAAGGGGAAGGCCACGCCGAGCGCGAGGCCGAGATAGACGCCGGGGCGGGCTTCGGGCAGGGCCGTGCGCATGGCGGCGGGCGCGGCGATGTAGGAGGCCGAGGCGGCCAGCAGGATCAGGAGGGCGCTGTCGCCGGGTGCGAGGCCGGCGAGGCGTGAGGCGACGTAGCCCGCGCAGGCGCCCGCCAGGGGCAGGGCGATCCCCAGGGCCAGGACCCGGGCGGGCGGCCTTCCCGCGTCGGTGAGGCTGCGGGCGGCGGCAAGGCCCATGTCCAGCAGGAAGAGGCAGAGGGCGCCCTGGAAGAGGGGGTTCACGAAGATGTCCAGCCGGGCCATGCCGCGCTCGCCCGTCGTCAGGCCGATCAGGAAGCTGCCCACCAGCATAAGGGCCGGGCCGCCGAGGAAGACTTCGCGCAGGATGCTTCCCATGCCGTGGCCGGCGCCGGAGCCTTCCGCCGCGCGCCGGGCGATGATGAGGGCGGTGAGGATGGCCGGGGCCTCCATGATGGCGAGGACCGCCGTCATGTAGCCGCTGAAGACCACGCCGTGAGCGGCCAGGAAGTCGGATCCCGCCGCGTAGGTGACCACCGAGACCGAGCCGAAGGCCGCCGCCGTGGCCGCCGCCGAGGCCCGCTCCAGCCCGCCGAGACGCCTCAGGACCGGATAGGCGACCAGGGGCCAGGTCAGGGACAGGAGGAGGCCGGCGATCCCGGCCCGCACGAAGCCCTCGCTGAGCCCGGCCTCCGCCGCCTCGACCCCGCCCTTGAAGCCGATGCAGAGCATCAGGAAGAGGGACAGGGTGCGGCTGGTGGAGGCCGGCAGCGACAGGTCTGACTTCGCGAAGCCGCCAAAGAGGCCGAGGACAAAGAAGAGGATGGCCGGCGCGAGCAGGTTCTGGGCGCCGAGGGCGGCGGCGGAGGTCAGGGCTTCGGGCATGGAAATCCGGATGATCAGCGCGCCCCCCCGGGCGCCGGGAGCGGACGTCTAGGGCGCGTCGCGGGACAAGGGGCGTTGAAAGGTGCTATTCCTGCAATGAGCAAAACTCATGAAGGACCGGGGCCATGCCGCGCGACGTCAACCTGGACCTCGACCTGGTCCGCACCTTCGTGACCATCGCCGACACCCGCAGCTTCACCCGCACGGGGGAGCGGCTTGGGCGCAGCCAGTCGGCGATCAGCCTGCAGGTCCGGCGGCTGGAGGAGCGGCTGGGGGTGAAGCTGCTGGCCCGCGACCCGCGCCGGGTGGGCCTGACCGAGGCGGGGGAGGCCTTCCTGCCCAAGGCACGGCGGCTGCTGAGGGTGAATGACGAGATCCTCGCCGAGCTGACGGGCGAGGACCTGGAGGGCGAGGTCCGGCTGGGTGCGCCGGAGGACTTCGCCACCGTGCACCTGCCGGACATACTGGGCGCCTTCGCCCGGGCCCATCCCCGGGTGGCCCTGGCGGTGACCTGCGACCTGACGCTGAACCTTCTGGATCGGCTGCAGGCCGGCGCCCTGGACCTGGCCCTGGTCAAGCGCGAGCCCCTGGGGCCGGACCTGGGGGTGCGGGTCTGGCGCGAGCCCCTGGTCTGGGTGGCGGCCGACCGGGCGGTGCTGAGGCCCGATGAGCCCGCGCCCCTGGTGATCGCCCCGGCCCCCTGCGTCTACCGGCGCCGCGCGGTGGCGGCCCTGGAGGCGCGGGCGCGCACCTGGCGGGCGGCCTACACCAGCCCCTCCCTGGCGGGCCAGCATGCGGCCCTGCGCGCCGGGCTGGGCCTGACCGTCCTGCCCCGGGAGATGGTTCCCGACGACCTGGTCCTGCTGGGCGAGGCCGACGGCCTGCCGCCCCTGGAGGACGCCGAGATCGCCCTGTTGAAGGCGCGCGGCGGGGCGCCCCGGGCGGCGGACCGGCTGGCGGAGTTCGTCCTCGCGTCCCTGGACCGGCGCTCGGCCCGGCCGGCGGGCTAGTTCCTGCCCCCATGTGGAGGAAGTGGGTCAGCTGAGGGGCGGTTGACCCCCTCACCGACCTTCGGTCGGAGCTCCCCCTTGGGGGAGCAATGGCTCTCTAATTCCTCCTCCCAGGGGGAGGAGGACCGCGCAGCGGGACGGAGGGGGGTCTGCTGAGGGGCCGTCTCAGTCCCAGCCCAGCGGCGCGGCGTCGCGCAGGATGGCGTCGGCCTCGGGGGTGTGCTTGCCCTCGCCGTCGGGGTGCAGGACGAGGGCCGGCAGGAGAACCAGGGGCGCGCGGCCGCCGCGCACCGCCCGCACGATCACCCGGCTGGCGGGCGAGGCGGCGCGGGGCTGGACCGGCCGGATTCGGAGGGAGCCGCACCGGGGCGCGAGGCCGGCCAGGAGGTCGGCCAGCCGGTCGGCGCGGTGGATGATCGTGATCGTCCCGCCGTCGCGCACGGCCTTGAGGAGAAAGCCCGTCCAGGCCGCCAGGCCGTCGGCCGCCATCCAGGCGCGGGTCTTCTCCGGTGCGGGGCCGCGCAGGGCCCTGGGGTCGTCGAAGAAGGGCGGGTTGCAGAGGGCGGCGTCGAAGCGGGGCAGGCCCAGGCGGGCGAAGGGCAGGGCGACGTCGCCGCCGAGGGCCTCCACCTGGTCTGACAGGCCGTTCAGGTCGATATTGGCCCGGGCGAGGGCCAGGGCTTCCGGGTCCGCCTCGATCCCGGTGAAGCGCGCCTGCGGCCTTCGGACCGCGGCCGCCAGCATGACGGCGCCCGGGCCGCAGCCCAGGTCCAGCACCCGATCCCCCGGACGGGCGTCGCAGGCCGCCGCCAAGAGGGCCGCGTCCATGCCCGCCCGGTAGCCCCGGGCGGACTGGAGGAGCCGGACCCGGCCCCCGAGGATTGCGTCCGACTGGCTTGGGTCCGTCATGCGTTTGCGCCAAAAACCCCGGTTGGGCATTGTGCCGGCGAGGCGCCTGCCTTATCGCGTTCGGCATGTCGTCCGCAACGCAAGCCGCCGAACCGGTCGCCCGCAGCGCACCCTCCATTGCGGGCCTGACCCGCCTCGCCCAGCGCGACATGGAGGGCGTGGACGCCCTGATCCGCAACCGCATGCAGAGCCCGGTGTCGGTGATCCCGGCCCTGGCCGAGCACCTGATCGGCGGGTCAGCCAAGCGCCTGCGTCCCCTCCTGACCATCGCCGCGGCGCGGCTGGCGGGGGCGAGGGACGACGCCTGCCTGAACCTGGCGGCGGCGGTGGAGTTCATCCACACGGCCACCCTGCTGCATGACGACGTGATCGACTCCTCCGAGCTGAGGCGCGGCAAGGTGGCGGCCCACCTGATCTGGGGCGCCCCGGCCAGCGTGCTGGTGGGCGACTTCCTGTTCGCCCGGTCCTTCGAGCTGATGGTCGAGGCCGGGTCCATGCCGGCCCTGGAGATCCTGGCCCGGGCCAGCCGGGTGATCGCCGAGGGCGAGGTCCTGCAGCTGACCCGCGCCCACGACCTGGACCTGCCCCAGGAAACCTACCTCGAGATCATCGGCGCCAAGACCGCCGAGCTGTTCGCCGCCGCCTCGGAGGCCGGGGCGGTGTCGGCGGGGGCGCCGGCCGCGACCTGCGCCGCCCTGCGCCGGTTTGGCCGCAACCTCGGCCTGGCCTTCCAGCTGGTGGACGACGCCCTGGACTATTCGGGGGCGAGCGAGACCCTGGGCAAGAACCCTGGCGACGACTTCCGGGAGGGTAAGGCGACCCTGCCCCTGCTGCTGGCCATTGCCCGGACGGGCGAGGCGGAAAAGGCCTTCTGGGAGCGGACCATCGACCGGCGCGAGCAGACCGAGGCCGATTTCGAGCGCGCCCGCCTGCTCGTCTCCGGCTGCGGCGCCCTGGACTCCACCCTGGCCCTGGCCGAGGACTACGCCGCCGACGCCAAGGCGGCGCTGGCGGGCTTCGAAGGCGCCGACGGTTGGAAGGCCGCCCTGGTCGAGCTGGCCGACTTCGCCGTCTGGCGGCGGATGTAGGCGCCCGGGCGCGGCTGAGCCGCCCTTGACCCCCTCACCCGGCTTCGCCGGGAGCTCCCCTTGGGGGAGCAATCAAGCGCTCTCTAATTCCTCCCCCAAGGGGGAGGTGGCGCGCGCAGCGCGACGGAGGGGGTCTACCGAGGCGACTTAGCCCGGCGAGATCATCTTCTCGGGGCGGACGACCGCGTCGAACTCCTCGTTGGTGACATAGCCGCCGCCGACGGCCTCCTCGCGCAGGGTGGTGCCGTTCTTGTGGGCGGTCTTGGCGATCTTGGCCGCGGCGTCGTAGCCGATCTTGGGCGCGAGGGCCGTGACCAGCATCAGGGAGCGCTCGAGGGCGGCCTTGATGTTGTCCTCGCGTGCCTCGATTCCGACCACACAGTTGTCGGTGAAGGAGACGGCGGCGTCGGCCAGCAGGCGGCAGGACTGCAGGAAGTTGTAGGCCATGACCGGGTTGAAGACGTTCAGCTCGAAGTGGCCCGAGGCGCCGGCGAAGGTCAGTGTGGCGTGGTTTCCGAAGACCTGGGTGCAGACCATGGTCAGGGCCTCGCACTGGGTCGGGTTGACCTTGCCCGGCATGATGGACGAGCCGGGCTCGTTCTCGGGCAGGGACAGCTCGCCCAGGCCGGACCGGGGGCCGGAGCCCAGGAAGCGGATGTCGTTGGCGATCTTGAACAGGGAGCCGGCGACGGTGTTCAGGGCGCCGTGGCTGAAGACCATGGCGTCGTGGGCGGCCAGGGCCTCGAACTTGTTGGGCGCCGAGACGAAGGGCAGGCCGGTGATCGCGGCGATCTTGGCCGCGACCAGCTCGGCGAAGCCGACGGGGGCGTTGAGGCCGGTGCCGACCGCCGTACCGCCCTGGGCCAGCTCGAGCAGGCCCGGCTGGCACAGGCGGATGCGCTTCAGGCCATTCTCGACCTGCTGGGCGTAGCCGGAGAACTCCTGGCCGAGGGTCAGGGGCGTGGCGTCCTGGGTGTGGGTGCGGCCGATCTTGATGATGGGCTCGAA
The sequence above is a segment of the Phenylobacterium parvum genome. Coding sequences within it:
- the fumC gene encoding class II fumarate hydratase, which produces MSKTRTETDTFGPIEVDASVYWGAQAQRSLGNFKIGWEKQPRPVVRALGIVKRAAAEANVELGRLDPKIGQAIVAAAQEVIDGKLDAHFPLSVWQTGSGTQSNMNANEVISNRAIEMLGGEMGSKTPVHPNDHVNMSQSSNDTYPTAMHIAAAEQVHHDVLPALEHLLAALRAKQVAFEPIIKIGRTHTQDATPLTLGQEFSGYAQQVENGLKRIRLCQPGLLELAQGGTAVGTGLNAPVGFAELVAAKIAAITGLPFVSAPNKFEALAAHDAMVFSHGALNTVAGSLFKIANDIRFLGSGPRSGLGELSLPENEPGSSIMPGKVNPTQCEALTMVCTQVFGNHATLTFAGASGHFELNVFNPVMAYNFLQSCRLLADAAVSFTDNCVVGIEAREDNIKAALERSLMLVTALAPKIGYDAAAKIAKTAHKNGTTLREEAVGGGYVTNEEFDAVVRPEKMISPG